The proteins below come from a single Dehalococcoidia bacterium genomic window:
- the cmr1 gene encoding type III-B CRISPR module RAMP protein Cmr1: MAKIEHPAAPPLADLPERRPRAARAGPLLSRFDVTVQVVTPILGGSVQPRTVDEIDVIRPATVRGHLRFWWRALHGHRYATAEQLFDAESALWGRAATDQGGRSAVELAVQIERRSQKDGSNVSLGDTGAYALWPARETRERGAVKDPAAPRWCPGIQVRFEFTVPAARAQEVRDTVRAWLLFGGYGGRTRRGVGSLTALSDKEAWLPKAASREEFQRLFGRDIFANAGASRETPLLAGARLFAGQPEPGAIRAWTAALGWLQDFRQGTRGAQGERAREPDPQGGKRASISNWPEADKVRHLTGKTSGHTPRHNGTPAWPRAGFGLPIIGRFQKDGRNGRRLDEPEGFELRWRSNGTEHDRLASPLIVKPLALANGQFVPIALWFTRALPPDARVFLKGVPDSDAPFDRLVAPGDTPRFKALQGKTSLRDAFLDWLAETNRAKAVVR, encoded by the coding sequence ATGGCGAAGATCGAACACCCCGCGGCTCCACCGCTCGCAGACCTTCCGGAACGGCGACCCCGCGCCGCCCGCGCCGGCCCGCTGCTCAGCCGGTTCGACGTCACCGTTCAGGTCGTGACGCCTATCCTCGGCGGGAGCGTCCAGCCGCGCACCGTCGATGAAATCGACGTCATCCGGCCGGCCACCGTGCGCGGCCACCTGCGCTTCTGGTGGCGGGCGCTCCACGGCCACCGCTACGCCACCGCCGAGCAGCTCTTTGACGCCGAGAGCGCGCTCTGGGGCCGCGCCGCCACCGACCAAGGCGGCCGCTCAGCGGTCGAGCTTGCGGTCCAAATCGAGCGGCGTTCTCAAAAGGATGGCAGCAACGTGAGCTTGGGCGACACGGGCGCGTATGCGCTCTGGCCAGCTCGTGAGACCAGAGAGCGCGGCGCGGTCAAAGACCCAGCAGCGCCGCGCTGGTGCCCGGGCATCCAGGTTCGCTTTGAGTTCACGGTGCCGGCGGCCCGCGCACAGGAAGTGCGCGACACCGTGCGGGCGTGGCTGCTCTTCGGCGGCTACGGCGGGCGGACGCGGCGCGGCGTCGGCAGCCTCACGGCGCTTTCGGACAAAGAAGCGTGGCTGCCGAAGGCGGCAAGCCGCGAGGAGTTCCAGCGTCTCTTCGGCCGCGACATCTTCGCGAACGCCGGCGCGTCGCGGGAGACGCCGCTGCTGGCCGGGGCGCGCCTCTTCGCCGGCCAGCCGGAGCCGGGTGCGATTCGGGCATGGACCGCCGCGCTCGGGTGGCTGCAGGACTTCCGCCAAGGGACGCGCGGCGCCCAAGGCGAGCGCGCGCGGGAGCCCGACCCGCAAGGAGGCAAGCGGGCATCGATTTCCAACTGGCCGGAGGCGGACAAGGTGCGGCATCTCACCGGCAAGACGAGCGGCCACACGCCTCGCCATAACGGGACGCCAGCGTGGCCGCGGGCCGGGTTCGGCCTGCCGATCATCGGCCGCTTTCAGAAGGATGGCCGCAATGGCAGGCGGCTCGACGAGCCTGAGGGGTTCGAGCTCCGATGGCGCTCCAACGGCACGGAGCACGATCGTCTCGCCAGCCCGCTGATTGTCAAGCCGCTTGCCCTCGCGAACGGCCAATTCGTGCCGATCGCGCTTTGGTTCACCCGCGCCTTGCCCCCTGACGCCCGCGTGTTCCTTAAAGGCGTGCCCGATTCCGACGCGCCGTTTGACCGGCTGGTCGCGCCGGGCGATACGCCGCGCTTCAAGGCGCTGCAGGGCAAGACGTCGCTGCGGGACGCCTTCCTCGACTGGCTCGCCGAGACGAATCGCGCGAAGGCGGTGGTCCGATGA
- the cas10 gene encoding type III-B CRISPR-associated protein Cas10/Cmr2, whose product MTRSLLLVTLGPVQGFIAQARRTRDLWYGSHLLSELSRAAARALVAQGAQLIFPALAAGDPELTRCDEPVRANGRPPQAIPNKLLALTPDGADPAVIARATRDEVTRFWRTGIAARVRQRCAGLISPNIDDVWREQVETFLEFTAAWAPADNFVEARRKVAQAVDGRKLLRDFTAWEWQRGAVPNSSLDGARKTVLRLPDARDKALATTYRIGDGENLDAIGLIKRAGGDPDQFVPVVNVAVADWAAYAREIAAKEMEELAEAAREIGLSRVSRDLPCARPFRFDASIFFPDRWPAVFKEQDLNGEQDLNGDPQEWGETWVRPVLRRAKEPFPYVAFLVADGDRVGRALDTLDSPEKLQTFSKQLAEFAGEARDIVEQRHRGALIYSGGDDVLAILPVPQAVACADALRRGFADAMAKTGVPAGDRPTLSVGIGIGHVMEGMGDLLDLARDAEREAKKERNALAVIVDRRSGDRRVWRASWNSDPASRLREDAELLAGPLSSRKVYEIAAVLRRLPLAEAVDGDAEWRALLAGEVKRALARAGEGSLTPAEVGLDLPKSYRECREAVEQWVNRVLLARVLEMAKPGASRAQEER is encoded by the coding sequence ATGACACGCTCGCTGCTGCTCGTGACGCTTGGGCCGGTGCAGGGCTTCATCGCTCAAGCGCGCCGGACCCGCGACCTCTGGTACGGCAGTCATCTCCTTTCTGAGCTGAGCCGGGCGGCGGCGCGGGCACTCGTCGCTCAAGGCGCACAGCTCATCTTCCCGGCGCTCGCGGCGGGCGACCCTGAGCTGACCCGCTGCGACGAGCCGGTTCGCGCTAATGGCCGGCCGCCGCAGGCGATCCCGAACAAGCTGCTCGCGCTCACGCCTGACGGCGCTGACCCTGCCGTCATTGCGCGCGCCACGCGCGATGAAGTGACGCGTTTCTGGCGCACGGGGATTGCTGCCCGGGTCCGGCAGCGCTGCGCCGGCCTGATCTCCCCCAATATCGACGACGTGTGGCGCGAACAGGTCGAGACATTCCTCGAGTTCACGGCTGCCTGGGCGCCGGCAGACAACTTTGTCGAGGCGCGGCGCAAAGTCGCGCAGGCGGTCGATGGGCGCAAGCTCCTGCGCGATTTCACCGCCTGGGAATGGCAGCGCGGCGCCGTCCCGAACTCGAGCCTCGACGGGGCGAGGAAGACCGTCTTAAGGCTGCCGGATGCCCGCGACAAGGCGCTTGCAACGACCTACCGTATCGGGGACGGCGAAAACCTCGACGCCATCGGGCTGATCAAGCGCGCCGGCGGCGACCCCGACCAGTTCGTCCCTGTCGTCAACGTCGCCGTCGCCGATTGGGCGGCCTACGCACGGGAGATTGCCGCTAAAGAGATGGAAGAACTCGCCGAGGCCGCACGCGAAATCGGGCTCTCCCGCGTCTCCCGCGACCTTCCGTGCGCGCGGCCGTTCCGGTTCGATGCCAGCATCTTCTTCCCCGACCGCTGGCCGGCAGTGTTCAAAGAGCAGGATCTCAACGGTGAGCAGGATCTCAACGGTGACCCGCAGGAGTGGGGAGAGACCTGGGTTCGGCCGGTGCTGCGGCGAGCGAAGGAGCCGTTTCCCTATGTCGCGTTCCTCGTCGCCGACGGCGACCGCGTCGGGCGAGCGCTCGATACCCTCGATTCGCCGGAGAAGCTTCAGACGTTCTCGAAGCAGCTCGCCGAGTTCGCGGGCGAGGCGCGCGACATTGTCGAGCAGCGGCATCGCGGCGCGCTGATCTATTCGGGCGGCGACGATGTGCTCGCCATCCTGCCGGTGCCGCAGGCGGTGGCCTGCGCCGACGCGCTCCGCCGGGGCTTTGCTGACGCTATGGCAAAGACGGGCGTTCCCGCCGGCGACCGGCCGACGCTCTCGGTCGGCATCGGCATCGGCCACGTGATGGAAGGCATGGGCGATCTTCTCGACCTCGCTCGGGACGCCGAGCGCGAGGCGAAGAAGGAGCGCAACGCCCTCGCCGTCATCGTCGACCGCCGCTCCGGCGACCGGCGCGTCTGGCGCGCTTCATGGAACTCCGACCCCGCCAGCCGGCTCAGGGAGGATGCAGAGCTGCTCGCAGGACCGCTCTCCTCCCGCAAGGTGTATGAGATCGCGGCCGTCCTCCGCCGGCTGCCGCTGGCCGAGGCGGTCGATGGCGATGCGGAATGGAGAGCGCTGCTCGCGGGCGAGGTGAAGCGCGCTCTGGCGCGCGCGGGCGAGGGCAGCCTGACGCCGGCCGAGGTCGGGCTCGACCTTCCCAAATCGTACCGCGAGTGCCGCGAGGCGGTCGAGCAGTGGGTCAACCGAGTGCTGCTTGCCCGCGTGCTCGAGATGGCGAAACCCGGCGCATCGCGCGCTCAGGAGGAACGATGA
- a CDS encoding type III-B CRISPR module-associated protein Cmr3: MTETAHLALIPRDGLFCKDGRGWFTSASNRGHALDWPWPQTILGALRTAWGRTEEARRGRAFRPDEWADQTAAIALGPTFPLRRPHGAAWEPGQRMWPAPADARWLKDEKEVARLDPVPSDVPTLGRDDDDAREALWRPQLDDRQKPEPPPAWLPDADFIAWLAGRPVPVRRERFRLAKRVQIHVTVDPSTLTAKEGLLYSHDVVETVERDAEWAIGAEVTLPSAGLRWATIGADARLAAVEPLPAELFAPPPALLEAFRAGSRGLRLVVVTPAWFRRGWLPNGLQRDDETKTYRGRLRGLEVDLVLRAAFVPRPIEVSGWAVREGVAKRSDRLVPPGAVYFFERADGGVFTDAEARALWLAQLGSRPSGGYGRVVPGVWTPARRS; this comes from the coding sequence ATGACCGAGACCGCGCATCTCGCGCTCATTCCTCGCGACGGGCTGTTCTGCAAAGACGGGCGCGGCTGGTTTACCAGCGCCTCGAACCGCGGCCACGCGCTCGACTGGCCGTGGCCCCAGACTATCCTCGGCGCGCTCCGGACCGCCTGGGGGCGCACGGAAGAAGCGCGGCGCGGCCGCGCCTTTCGTCCCGATGAGTGGGCTGACCAGACAGCGGCGATCGCGCTTGGGCCGACGTTCCCGCTCCGCCGGCCGCACGGCGCGGCGTGGGAACCCGGCCAGCGGATGTGGCCGGCGCCGGCCGATGCCCGCTGGCTGAAGGACGAGAAGGAGGTGGCGCGCCTCGACCCGGTGCCAAGCGACGTGCCGACCTTGGGCCGCGACGACGACGACGCGCGCGAGGCGCTCTGGCGTCCGCAGCTTGACGACCGGCAGAAACCGGAACCGCCACCCGCGTGGCTGCCCGACGCCGATTTCATCGCCTGGCTGGCCGGCCGTCCCGTCCCTGTCCGACGGGAGCGGTTCCGGCTCGCAAAGCGTGTCCAAATCCATGTTACGGTGGACCCCAGTACCCTCACAGCGAAGGAGGGGCTGCTCTACTCCCACGATGTCGTCGAGACGGTGGAGCGCGATGCCGAGTGGGCGATCGGCGCCGAGGTGACCCTTCCGAGCGCCGGGCTGCGCTGGGCGACGATCGGGGCGGATGCCCGGCTGGCCGCAGTCGAGCCGCTGCCCGCGGAGCTGTTCGCGCCGCCGCCCGCGCTGCTCGAGGCGTTCCGGGCAGGAAGCCGCGGCCTGCGGCTGGTCGTCGTCACGCCGGCGTGGTTCCGCCGCGGCTGGCTGCCGAACGGCCTCCAGCGCGATGACGAAACGAAGACGTATCGCGGCCGGCTGCGCGGTCTCGAGGTCGACCTCGTCCTGCGCGCCGCGTTCGTCCCTCGTCCGATCGAGGTCTCGGGCTGGGCGGTGCGCGAGGGGGTCGCCAAGCGCTCGGACCGACTTGTTCCGCCCGGAGCGGTCTACTTCTTCGAACGCGCCGACGGCGGCGTCTTTACCGACGCCGAGGCGCGGGCGCTCTGGCTCGCTCAGCTTGGCTCGCGCCCGAGCGGAGGCTATGGCCGCGTCGTCCCAGGTGTCTGGACCCCTGCAAGGAGGAGCTGA
- the cmr4 gene encoding type III-B CRISPR module RAMP protein Cmr4, with protein sequence MIVRPFLVHALSPLHAGVGHAADVVDLPIARLKATGIPFIPGSSLKGVLRDARQNANTEDNNNEERLKAVFGPPTGEAHEHASALSLTDARLLAMPVRSFRGVFAWTTSPLLLKLAKRDLNERARDLPVPAIDGRRALVTSGSAVLHKNHVYLGELDLEAAASPEAARWAQFLAPWISPEEDIFSKRFVIVDDDTMAFFMETATQVDARVRLDDTTRTVAQGALWLEESLPPETVLIGLLVADRSRRNGKLGPLSPEEVADFALPREETLQIGGKATTGHGRCRIIPVS encoded by the coding sequence ATGATCGTCCGTCCTTTCCTCGTCCATGCGCTTTCTCCGCTCCACGCCGGCGTCGGCCACGCGGCAGACGTCGTCGACCTGCCGATCGCGCGCCTGAAAGCAACCGGCATCCCGTTCATCCCCGGGTCGTCGCTGAAGGGCGTCCTCCGCGACGCCCGCCAAAATGCCAATACCGAGGACAATAACAACGAGGAGAGGCTCAAGGCGGTCTTCGGGCCGCCGACCGGCGAGGCGCATGAGCATGCCAGCGCGCTCTCGCTGACCGACGCTCGCCTGCTCGCGATGCCGGTGCGCAGCTTCCGCGGCGTCTTCGCGTGGACAACCTCGCCCTTGCTGCTCAAGCTCGCCAAGCGCGACCTCAATGAGCGCGCCCGCGACCTTCCCGTCCCGGCGATCGACGGCCGGCGGGCGCTCGTTACCAGCGGAAGCGCCGTTCTCCACAAGAACCATGTCTATCTCGGTGAACTCGACCTCGAAGCTGCCGCCTCGCCGGAGGCCGCCCGCTGGGCGCAGTTCCTCGCTCCCTGGATCTCGCCCGAGGAGGACATCTTCTCGAAGCGGTTTGTCATCGTCGACGACGACACGATGGCGTTCTTCATGGAGACGGCGACCCAAGTCGACGCTCGCGTTCGGCTCGACGACACGACCCGGACGGTCGCCCAAGGCGCGCTCTGGCTCGAGGAGAGCTTGCCGCCGGAGACGGTGCTGATTGGGCTGCTCGTCGCTGACCGGAGCCGCAGGAACGGCAAGCTGGGGCCGCTCTCTCCCGAGGAAGTTGCTGACTTCGCTCTGCCTCGCGAGGAAACGCTGCAGATCGGCGGCAAAGCGACGACCGGCCACGGCCGCTGCCGCATCATCCCGGTTTCGTGA
- a CDS encoding type III-B CRISPR module-associated protein Cmr5: MTTTSQQSSASKNPTLFRDQQRARHAYRCVASVKPHEQRDYEIAVNDLGANILRGGLCAALAALQRLGPRGEVVLAHLAAAGVPGLERADKTTLVDEVRKLDTDGYILATREMLRVAAWLKRAAQATFGTTEA; the protein is encoded by the coding sequence ATGACGACCACCTCTCAGCAGTCCTCTGCCAGCAAGAACCCCACCCTCTTCCGCGACCAGCAGCGCGCCCGCCATGCCTATCGCTGCGTCGCCAGCGTCAAGCCTCACGAACAGCGCGACTACGAGATTGCCGTCAACGACCTCGGCGCAAACATCCTGCGCGGCGGGCTGTGCGCGGCGCTTGCCGCCCTCCAGCGGCTCGGCCCGCGCGGCGAGGTCGTCCTCGCGCATCTCGCCGCGGCGGGTGTCCCGGGTCTCGAGAGGGCGGACAAGACGACGCTCGTCGACGAGGTCCGCAAGCTGGATACCGACGGATATATCCTCGCGACCCGGGAGATGCTGCGCGTCGCCGCGTGGCTGAAGCGGGCTGCCCAAGCTACCTTCGGGACAACGGAGGCGTGA
- the cmr6 gene encoding type III-B CRISPR module RAMP protein Cmr6 has protein sequence MRAVLENIVKSGETPSHLALAYDAWAPVSPGDGKVPDNDRQAWLGKLADIPVDPDYARFFERWKASFRAEGDRALEVTLASRLLIGHGNSSATDVGLTVHHTWGVPVIPGTALKGLLAHYVDAVYGPDGQDAADEEQKRRRYRGITWDGRRIRRGPGEVYRALFGAPETDEDDWLRAAGQPAGASAGLVTFHDALYVPGSGIPFAMDVLTVHQKRYYDAHNMPGAQNGPWPNDYDSPNPVSFLTVRPHVRFLLALSGPPDWTALAEHLLLDALATWGIGAKTSAGYGRLTATSAADTRAQVAPPRKTAMPNNGDLVEAVLVERRPNGSWIAKHEPSGLQGPILNSSAVPSEKKVGDRIALVVANRSQRQFRVPAPQQGMQSPQKKR, from the coding sequence ATGCGGGCAGTGTTGGAGAACATCGTCAAGAGCGGCGAGACGCCGAGCCACCTCGCCCTCGCCTATGATGCCTGGGCGCCGGTCTCGCCGGGCGACGGCAAAGTGCCGGACAACGACCGGCAAGCGTGGCTCGGCAAGCTGGCCGACATTCCCGTCGACCCGGACTACGCCCGGTTCTTCGAGCGGTGGAAAGCGAGCTTCCGCGCTGAAGGCGACCGGGCGCTCGAGGTGACGCTCGCCAGCCGCCTGCTCATCGGGCACGGCAATTCCAGCGCCACCGACGTCGGGCTGACCGTCCATCACACTTGGGGCGTGCCGGTCATTCCCGGCACGGCGCTGAAGGGGCTGCTCGCGCACTATGTCGACGCCGTCTACGGTCCTGACGGCCAAGACGCGGCGGACGAAGAGCAGAAGCGGCGGCGCTATCGCGGCATCACGTGGGACGGCCGCCGCATCAGGCGCGGGCCCGGGGAGGTGTACCGCGCGCTCTTCGGCGCGCCCGAGACCGATGAGGACGACTGGCTGCGCGCGGCCGGCCAGCCTGCGGGCGCCTCAGCCGGCCTCGTCACCTTTCACGATGCGCTCTACGTGCCGGGCAGCGGCATACCGTTCGCTATGGATGTGCTGACGGTTCATCAGAAGCGCTATTACGATGCGCACAACATGCCGGGCGCCCAGAACGGGCCGTGGCCGAACGACTACGACAGTCCGAACCCGGTCTCCTTTCTCACCGTTCGCCCGCATGTGCGGTTCTTGCTCGCGCTCTCCGGCCCGCCCGACTGGACGGCGCTCGCTGAGCACCTTCTTCTCGATGCCCTTGCCACGTGGGGCATCGGCGCCAAAACGAGCGCCGGCTACGGGCGACTGACCGCAACTTCGGCGGCAGATACTAGAGCCCAAGTGGCGCCTCCTCGTAAGACTGCGATGCCGAACAACGGCGACCTCGTTGAGGCTGTACTGGTTGAACGGAGACCGAACGGCAGTTGGATCGCCAAGCACGAGCCATCAGGCTTGCAGGGGCCGATCTTGAATTCTTCCGCTGTACCGAGTGAAAAGAAGGTTGGCGATCGGATAGCACTGGTGGTGGCTAATCGAAGTCAACGCCAGTTTCGTGTGCCTGCTCCTCAGCAAGGTATGCAGTCTCCTCAAAAAAAGAGATAA
- a CDS encoding TIGR02710 family CRISPR-associated CARF protein, whose product MNEHRQVLLICTVGGSPEPIITSIKELKPARVCFVPSRDSHVRVASTIVPKCELPPGMYRSYVVENPQHLAECIEAMRKLNDEVEDWLGRGDEYEVVVDVTGGTKLMTAALALVAARWPRCTFSYVGGEVRDREGLGIVQTGTERVILVPNPVELLGMAALQDFMLLFDHGDYASARRLAEESKRNVREKHRKQQFAALEQLAKAFEQWDQFDHAAALASLSSIDRNGLRAALGDGRADRILKQCDQLRGYLERLEGTESPPVRDLIIDLIANAKRRKDEHLYDDAVARLYRAIEALGQLAIQDYGFEGSDKIPVERLPEALREKWAARAENGIVKLGLQDLYLLLDSLGAPLGAKFRELGLDGEKSPLVARNNSILAHGFARVSDKAFEQLWTAALALAAVVGITERDLPVFPKMNPS is encoded by the coding sequence ATGAACGAGCACCGTCAAGTTCTGCTGATCTGCACCGTTGGCGGCAGCCCAGAGCCGATCATCACGAGCATCAAGGAACTGAAGCCCGCGCGCGTCTGCTTTGTCCCGTCAAGGGACTCTCATGTCCGCGTCGCCTCCACGATCGTCCCGAAATGCGAGCTTCCTCCCGGGATGTACAGAAGCTACGTGGTCGAGAACCCGCAGCATCTTGCCGAGTGCATCGAGGCGATGCGCAAGCTGAACGACGAGGTAGAGGACTGGCTCGGCCGCGGCGACGAGTACGAGGTTGTGGTCGACGTGACGGGCGGGACGAAACTGATGACGGCGGCGCTCGCGCTCGTCGCGGCGCGCTGGCCGAGGTGTACCTTCTCCTACGTCGGCGGCGAGGTCCGGGACCGCGAGGGGCTTGGCATTGTCCAGACCGGGACGGAGCGCGTCATCCTCGTCCCGAACCCGGTTGAACTGCTCGGGATGGCGGCGCTGCAAGATTTCATGCTGCTTTTCGACCACGGCGACTACGCCTCTGCCCGCCGGCTCGCCGAGGAGAGCAAGCGGAACGTCCGTGAGAAGCATCGCAAACAGCAGTTCGCTGCGCTCGAGCAGCTTGCCAAGGCCTTCGAACAGTGGGATCAGTTCGATCATGCTGCCGCGCTCGCATCGTTGTCCTCCATCGACCGAAACGGCTTGCGCGCTGCTCTCGGCGACGGGCGCGCCGACCGCATTCTGAAACAGTGCGACCAGTTACGCGGGTATCTCGAGCGCCTGGAGGGGACCGAGTCGCCGCCGGTCCGCGACCTGATCATCGACCTGATCGCCAACGCCAAGCGCCGCAAGGACGAGCACCTCTACGACGACGCTGTCGCGCGCCTCTACCGCGCCATCGAGGCGCTCGGGCAGTTGGCTATCCAAGACTACGGCTTCGAGGGGAGCGACAAAATTCCCGTGGAGCGGCTGCCGGAGGCCCTGCGCGAAAAGTGGGCGGCCCGCGCGGAGAACGGCATCGTCAAGCTAGGGCTGCAGGATCTCTATCTTCTCCTTGACTCTCTCGGTGCCCCGCTCGGCGCGAAGTTCCGCGAATTGGGTCTCGACGGCGAGAAGTCGCCGCTTGTGGCGCGCAACAACTCGATCTTGGCGCACGGCTTTGCGAGGGTGTCGGATAAGGCCTTCGAGCAGCTCTGGACGGCGGCGCTCGCCCTTGCCGCGGTCGTCGGCATCACGGAGCGCGACCTGCCGGTCTTCCCGAAGATGAACCCCTCGTAG
- a CDS encoding amidohydrolase, with amino-acid sequence MSLATTVALKERVRRAVDERQEDLIALSRAIHADPELAFQEVRAAARLTALLEAGGFVVARGVGGLATAFRAEFGSGSPTIGICAEYDALPELGHGCGHNVIAAAAVGAGLALASLGSRLPGRVVVIGTPAEEGGGGKVILLERGVFHDLDAAMMIHPATRNLVDRGSLASLRVEVTYLGRSVHADAPPGSGISALDPMIQLFAGANALRAGMLPTARLHGIIVEGGSTPTLLPGRTVARFSIRASERQYAEHLLERFRRVAEAAALATGAEAQVVVAPGYENMVPNRAIARAFAANLEALGRVVTPTTGNERMGSTDMGNVSQALPAVHAYLSIAREGISGHSAAFRDAAGSSGGDQAALDGARALAMTAIDLMTDRDLFRQMQEEFAAQRAAGRVKGLPPA; translated from the coding sequence ATGTCGCTTGCAACGACGGTCGCCCTCAAAGAGCGTGTTCGCCGCGCGGTCGATGAGCGCCAGGAGGACTTGATCGCGCTCAGCCGGGCGATCCACGCTGACCCAGAGCTTGCGTTTCAGGAGGTTCGCGCCGCCGCCCGCCTAACCGCGCTGCTCGAGGCAGGGGGGTTCGTCGTTGCGCGCGGCGTTGGCGGCTTGGCAACGGCCTTCCGCGCCGAGTTCGGCAGCGGCAGCCCGACGATTGGGATCTGCGCCGAGTATGATGCGCTGCCGGAGCTCGGCCATGGCTGCGGGCATAACGTCATCGCGGCGGCAGCTGTCGGCGCCGGGCTGGCACTAGCGTCGCTCGGCAGCCGCTTGCCCGGCCGGGTTGTCGTCATCGGCACGCCGGCTGAGGAGGGCGGCGGTGGCAAGGTGATCCTGCTTGAGCGAGGTGTCTTCCACGACCTTGACGCCGCGATGATGATCCACCCGGCGACGCGCAATCTGGTCGATCGCGGCTCGCTCGCCTCGCTGCGCGTCGAGGTGACGTACCTTGGCCGGTCGGTCCATGCAGATGCGCCGCCGGGCAGCGGCATCAGCGCCCTCGACCCGATGATCCAGCTCTTCGCCGGGGCGAATGCGCTCCGTGCCGGCATGCTGCCGACGGCCCGGCTGCACGGCATCATCGTCGAGGGAGGGAGCACGCCGACGCTGCTTCCCGGCCGCACCGTCGCCCGCTTCTCAATCCGCGCTTCTGAGCGGCAGTATGCCGAGCACCTCCTCGAACGTTTCCGGCGGGTGGCGGAAGCGGCTGCTCTGGCGACCGGCGCTGAGGCGCAGGTCGTCGTCGCCCCCGGCTATGAGAATATGGTGCCCAACCGCGCGATCGCCCGCGCCTTTGCCGCCAATCTCGAGGCACTCGGCCGCGTCGTGACGCCGACGACCGGCAACGAGCGGATGGGCTCGACCGACATGGGCAATGTCAGTCAAGCGCTCCCGGCGGTCCACGCCTACCTGAGCATCGCCCGCGAAGGGATCAGCGGTCATTCCGCTGCCTTCCGCGACGCGGCAGGCTCGTCCGGCGGTGACCAAGCGGCGCTCGACGGTGCCCGCGCCCTCGCGATGACGGCGATCGATCTGATGACCGACCGCGACCTGTTCCGGCAGATGCAGGAGGAGTTTGCCGCTCAGCGCGCTGCCGGCCGGGTGAAGGGGCTTCCGCCCGCGTGA